From Kogia breviceps isolate mKogBre1 chromosome 2, mKogBre1 haplotype 1, whole genome shotgun sequence, one genomic window encodes:
- the SLC18A3 gene encoding vesicular acetylcholine transporter has translation MEPEAPAGQAPAAASKLSEAVGAALQDPRRQRRLVLVIVCVALFLDNMLYMVIVPIVPYYVHSASEKPTLTSKVCVTTLPPPTPANASADTVNTSESSTATMPARSTAQPQNPTDNEDVKIGVLFASKAILQLLVNPLSGTFIDRMSYDLPLLMGLGVLFASTVMFAFAEDYATLFAARSLQGLGSAFADTSGIAMIADKYPEEPERSRALGLALAFISFGSLVAPPFGGFLHKFVGKTAPFLVLAMVSLIDALLLLVVAKPFSAAARARANLPVGTPIHRLMLDPYIAVVAGALTTCNIPLAFLEPTIATWMEHTMAASEWDAGIAWLPAFVPHVLGVYLTVRLAARYPHLQWLYGAFGLAVIGASSCLVPACRSFAPLVVSLCGLCFGIALVDTALLPTLAFLVDVRHVSVYGSVYAIADISYCVAYALGPIVAGHIVHSLGFEQLSLVMGLANLLYAPVLLLLRNVGRLKRSRSERDVLLDEPPQGLYDAVRLRERPLSDREGAPRSPPGPFDACEDDYDYYTRS, from the coding sequence ATGGAACCCGAGGCGCCGGCGGGTCAGGCCCCGGCGGCAGCCAGCAAGCTGTCGGAGGCGGTGGGCGCGGCGCTGCAAGATCCCCGGCGGCAGCGGCGCCTGGTGCTGGTCATCGTGTGCGTGGCGCTGTTCCTGGACAACATGCTGTACATGGTCATCGTGCCCATCGTTCCCTACTACGTGCACTCGGCCAGCGAGAAGCCTACCCTGACTTCCAAAGTGTGCGTGACCACCCTGCCGCCGCCCACTCCGGCCAACGCCAGTGCCGACACGGTCAACACCTCGGAGTCCTCGACGGCCACGATGCCGGCCAGGTCTACCGCGCAGCCCCAAAACCCCACCGACAACGAGGACGTGAAGATCGGGGTACTGTTTGCCTCCAAGGCCATCCTGCAGCTGCTGGTGAACCCCTTGAGCGGGACCTTCATCGACCGCATGAGCTATGACTTGCCGCTGCTTATGGGCCTGGGCGTACTGTTCGCCTCTACAGTGATGTTTGCCTTCGCGGAGGACTACGCGACGCTTTTCGCCGCGCGCAGCCTGCAGGGCCTCGGCTCGGCCTTCGCGGACACGTCTGGCATTGCCATGATCGCCGACAAGTATCCCGAGGAGCCGGAGCGCAGTCGTGCCCTGGGCTTGGCGCTGGCCTTCATCAGCTTCGGGAGCCTAGTGGCGCCGCCCTTCGGAGGGTTCCTCCACAAGTTCGTGGGCAAGACCGCGCCCTTTCTGGTGCTCGCCATGGTTTCGCTGATCGACGCCCTGTTGCTGCTGGTCGTGGCCAAGCCCTTCTCCGCCGCGGCGCGGGCGCGGGCCAACCTGCCAGTGGGCACGCCTATCCACCGCCTCATGCTGGACCCCTACATCGCCGTGGTGGCAGGCGCGCTCACCACTTGCAACATCCCCCTCGCCTTTCTCGAGCCCACCATCGCCACGTGGATGGAGCACACGATGGCGGCGTCCGAGTGGGACGCAGGCATAGCCTGGCTGCCGGCCTTCGTGCCGCACGTGTTAGGCGTGTACCTCACAGTGCGACTGGCAGCGCGCTACCCCCACCTGCAGTGGCTGTACGGCGCCTTCGGGCTGGCAGTGATAGGCGCCAGCTCGTGCTTGGTGCCCGCCTGCCGCTCCTTCGCACCACTGGTGGTCTCGCTCTGCGGCCTCTGCTTCGGCATTGCGCTGGTGGACACGGCGCTGCTGCCCACGCTCGCCTTTCTTGTGGACGTGCGCCACGTCTCGGTCTATGGCAGCGTCTACGCCATTGCCGATATATCCTATTGCGTGGCCTATGCGCTCGGGCCCATAGTGGCGGGCCACATCGTGCACTCGCTTGGCTTTGAGCAGCTTAGCCTTGTTATGGGCCTGGCCAACCTGCTGTATGCGCCCGTCCTGCTGCTGCTGCGCAACGTGGGCCGCCTGAAGCGTTCTCGCTCCGAGCGCGATGTGCTGCTGGATGAGCCACCGCAGGGTCTATACGATGCTGTGCGCCTGCGGGAGCGCCCTCTGTCCGACCGGGAAGGCGCGCCTCGCAGCCCGCCAGGCCCCTTTGACGCATGCGAGGACGACTACGACTACTACACCCGCAGCTAG